One window of the Colletotrichum destructivum chromosome 4, complete sequence genome contains the following:
- a CDS encoding Putative alcohol dehydrogenase, zinc-type, GroES-like superfamily, NAD(P)-binding domain superfamily, whose product MPSECPPPGYRPRESNLSFVLKNPHDVEFVDRPMPQLSSPKDIIIAVNYTGICGSDVHYWDHGRIGHFVVDEPMVLGHESSGTVVQVGSAVAGLRPGDKVAIEPGYPCRWCAECLGGRYNLCPDMVFAATPPHHGTLTGFWAAPFDFCHKLPLNVSLQEGALIEPLAVAVHIVKQARPTTLPGASVVVMGAGPVGILCGSVAKAFGATKIVFVDVVQAKLDFARDFGCTHVYLSQRISAEDNAKALLGQCALEGGADVVIEASGAESSVQTSLYVVKAGGTYVQGGMGKANISFPIMALCQKEVAAKGSFRYGPGDYKLAVELVASGAVQLEKLVTSVVDFGDAEKAFHRVKEGSIGKTLIAGPNTCKTHTGMVGQQH is encoded by the coding sequence ATGCCTTCCGAGTGCCCACCCCCTGGCTATCGCCCACGAGAGTCGAACCTCTCCTTCGTTCTCAAGAACCCGCACGATGTCGAATTCGTCGATCGACCGATGCCACAGCTCTCATCACCCAAGGACATTATAATTGCCGTCAACTACACTGGAATATGCGGCTCAGATGTGCATTACTGGGATCACGGCAGGATCGGCCACTTCGTGGTGGATGAACCCATGGTTCTAGGTCACGAGTCGTCTGGAACGGTAGTCCAAGTCGGCAGCGCTGTGGCAGGCCTTCGGCCCGGCGACAAGGTTGCCATCGAACCCGGCTATCCGTGCCGGTGGTGTGCCGAATGTCTGGGGGGTCGATATAATCTGTGTCCTGACATGGTGTTTGCGGCCACGCCTCCGCACCACGGCACGCTCACCGGCTTCTGGGCCGCACCGTTCGACTTCTGCCACAAGCTGCCCCTGAATGTTTCTCTCCAGGAAGGCGCCCTGATTGAGCCTCTCGCGGTAGCGGTCCATATCGTGAAGCAAGCCCGGCCAACGACGCTCCCAGGCGCAAGCGTTGTCGTGATGGGAGCGGGTCCGGTAGGCATTTTGTGTGGCTCTGTTGCCAAGGCCTTCGGCGCGACGAAGATCGTTTTTGTCGATGTGGTGCAGGCAAAGCTGGACTTCGCGAGAGACTTTGGCTGCACGCATGTGTACTTGTCTCAACggatctcggccgaggacaATGCGAAAGCGCTTCTTGGCCAATGTGCCCTTGAAGGGGGCGCGGACGTTGTCATCGAGGCAAGCGGAGCAGAGAGCTCAGTCCAGACCAGTCTCTACGTCGTGAAAGCAGGAGGCACGTATGTCCAAGGTGGCATGGGTAAAGCGAATATCAGCTTTCCCATCATGGCCCTATGTCAGAAGGAGGTAGCTGCCAAGGGCAGTTTTCGGTACGGGCCTGGTGACTACAAGCTTGCTGTAGAACTCGTGGCCAGTGGTGCAGTTCAGCTCGAAAAGCTTGTTACTAGCGTGGTGGACTTTGGAGATGCTGAAAAGGCATTCCATAGAGTAAAGGAGGGAAGCATAGGGAAGACTCTTATTGCAGGGCCTAACACGTGTAAGACGCATACAGGTATGGTCGGGCAGCAACACTGA
- a CDS encoding Putative major facilitator superfamily, MFS transporter superfamily produces the protein MATENRGTGNKVKVFFLGDEAKSKEEKRLVQKIDFFILTYCCLSYFFNYLDRAAFANAYVAGLREALHMKGHDYNTVLSVTTAGMVVGQIPHGIVIGLQIVRPKIWLPSMVLVWAGLTMVSAAVKTTAQLCVVRFFLGLAEASTYSGAIYIMGSWYKPQEISKRTAIFTASGQVGTMFAGAMMAAIYKGLGGVGGLGGWQWVFIIDGIITLPIALFGFFYFPDIPENTNARYLSESEKKLAVGRLPPVVKNSHSVNPFSLLRRLALMPGFWILVLWSPLCATLEAWVVQGNFILWLKYHAEHFTQSQINTYPLGVQAVGIVTNILAAWHMDATGTRVPMVLLVCIIQIVCAAMLLVPTLPFAGTMFAFYLSGSSYMVNPLIFGWASIILQRSGDEAVRSVTVYAMNVGATTLYTFWGIIFYAADEAPYWKKGAIVMIVCSVLVLGFMGLVIKMDKDSLAKYGSMTVDDFEAAAASRHLQTPPDGDKSDSDDQKNSSSSKVTAI, from the exons ATGGCGACTGAAAACCGTGGCACCGGCAACAAGGTCAAAG TCTTCTTCCTTGGAGACGAGGCAAAGTcgaaagaagaaaaacgaCTCGTCCAGAAAATCG ATTTCTTCATCCTG ACCTACTGCTGTCTGAGCTACTTCTTCAACTACTTGG ACCGTGCCGCCTTTGCCAATGCCTAC GTTGCTGGTCTCCGGGAGGCCCTGCACATGAAGGGTCATGACTACAACACGGTATTATCGGTGACCACCGCGGG CATGGTCGTCGGGCAGATCCCCcacggcatcgtcatcggcctcCAGATCGTCCGCCCCAAGATCTGGCTGCCGAGCATGGTGCTCGTCTGGGCCGGCCTGACCATGgtcagcgccgccgtcaagacCACCGCCCAGCTGTGCGTCGtccgcttcttcctcggcctcgccgaggccagcaCCTACTCCGGCGCCATCTACATCATGGGCTCGTGGTACAAGCCGCAGGAGATCTCCAAGCGCACCGCCATCTTCACCGCCTCCGGCCAGGTCGGCACCATGTTCGCCGGTGCCATGATGGCCGCCATTTAcaagggcctcggcggcgtgggcggcctcggcggttGGCAATGGGTTTTCATCATCG ATGGCATCATCACCCTCCCCATTGCCTTGTTTGGCTTCTTCTACTTCCCCGATATCCCCGAGAACACCAACGCCCGTTATCTCAGCGAGTCTgagaagaagctcgccgTTGGGCGGCTGCCCCCGGTCGTCAAGAACTCGCACAGCGTCAACCCCTTTTCCCTGCTGAGGCGTCTCGCGCTCATGCCTGGTTT CTGGATCCTGGTGCTCTGGTCTCCCTTGTGCGCGACCCTCGAGGCTTGGGTTGTCCAGGGCAACTTCATCCTCTGGCTCAAGTACCACGCTGAGCACTTCACCCAGAGCCAGATCAACACGTACCCCCTGGGCGTCCAGGCCGTGGGCATCGTGACCAACATCCTCGCTGCCTGGCACATGGAcgccaccggcacccgcgTGCCCATGGTGTTGCTCGTGTGCATCATCCAGATCGTGTGCGCCGCCATGCTGCTCGTGCCGACACTGCCCTTCGCCGGCACCATGTTCGCCTTCTACCTCTCGGGCTCGTCGTACATGGTCAACCCGCTCATCTTCGGCTGGGCGAGCATCATCCTGCAGCgcagcggcgacgaggccgtccgcAGCGTGACCGTCTACGCCATGAACGTCGGGGCCACGACGCTGTACACCTTCTGGGGTATCATCTTCTAcgcggccgacgaggcgCCGTACTGGAAGAAGGGCGCCATCGTCATGATTGTGTGCTCggttctcgtcctcggcttcatGGGGCTTGTTATCAAG ATGGACAAAGACTCGCTCGCAAAGTATGGCTCGATGACGGTCGATGATTTTGAGGCAGCCGCCGCATCCCGCCATCTTCAGACACCGCCTGACGGAGACAAGTCGGACAGCGATGACCAGAAGAACTCGAGTTCATCAAAAGTCACGGCTATATGA
- a CDS encoding Putative NmrA-like domain, NAD(P)-binding domain superfamily, producing the protein MKVALLGATGETGTSILNGLLASTDPKYVRLIRRSSGQEITALIRPSSLQKPEVHALEKRGVRIASVDLDGPEEEITKQLTGHEVVISAIVAEGIMDQIPLANAAKTAGVPRFVPCFFGTVMPARGMLWLRDKKENVLNHVQTLYLPYTVIDVGWWYQISLPRLPSGKINAVASPFPDWIAGDGTVLSGMTDLRDIGKYVARIIADPRTLNQKVFAYTELLSQNDVYGLIERLSGERVEREYWSAEDIESRLDEAKNDKANIHKLSVLQYRKSWGLRGDNTPEYARYLGYQIGKDLYPDLVGNSFENFCKEALEYKVKPIYEKKRQEAIAAAAAAAAAAAKNSVAEN; encoded by the exons ATGAAGGTCGCACTTCTCGGTGCAACCGGAGAGACCGGGACGTCCATCCTAAACGGCCTGCTCGCCTCAACGGATCCAAAATATGTCAGACTGATCCGCCGCAGTTCCGGTCAG GAGATCACGGCCCTCATCCGGCCGAGCTCGCTCCAGAAGCCCGAAGTCCATGctttggagaagaggggcGTCAGGATCGCCTcggtcgacctcgacggccctGAAGAAGAGATCACGAAACAGCTCACAGGGCACGAAGTAGTTATCTCGGCCATTGTCGCGGAAGGCATCATGGACCAGATCCCCCTCGCCAATGCCGCCAAGACGGCCGGCGTCCCGCGGTTCGTGCCGTGTTTCTTCGGCACGGTGATGCCGGCCCGAGGGATGCTGTGGCTCAGGGACAAA AAAGAGAATGTGCTGAACCATGTCCAAACCTTGTATCTGCCCTACaccgtcatcgacgtcggctgGTGGTACCAGATTAGCCTGCCGCGCCTCCCCTCGGGCAAGATCAACGCGGTCGCCAGTCCCTTTCCGGATTGGATCGCGGGCGACGGGACTGTGCTGTCCGGTATGACCGACCTACGAGACATTGGCAAGTACGTCGCGCGGATCATCGCGGATCCTCGCACCCTAAACCAAAAGGTCTTCGCGTACACCGAGCTGCTGTCCCAGAACGACGTCTACGGGCTCATCGAGAGGTTGAGCGGGGAGAGGGTCGAGAGAGAATAC TGGTCGGCAGAGGACATCGAGTCTcggctggacgaggccaaAAACGACAAGGCCAACATCCACAAGCTCTCGGTGTTGCAGTATCGCAAGTCGTGGGGTCTCCGCGGCGACAACACGCCCGAGTACGCCCGCTACCTGGGTTATCAGATCGGCAAAGACCTCTATCCCGACCTGGTGGGAAATTCGTTTGAGAACTTTTGCAAGGAGGCGTTGGAGTATAAGGTGAAGCCCATTTatgagaagaaaaggcaggaggccatcgcggctgctgcggctgctgcggctgctgcagCAAAGAACTCGGTTGCGGAGAACTAG
- a CDS encoding Putative intradiol ring-cleavage dioxygenase, catechol dioxygenase has product MATNGTNGANGTHANGANGANGAQSKFDPNFTQHVIDLMSPETKPRHRQVLGSLIKHLHDFCRDVELTQEEWILGVNYINSIGQAYKKNRNEAWRVCDILGIESLVDEINHTVVTDSGATPTSSAILGPFWSPETPFRDLGASVVQNMPKDGQFTFFHGVIKDAETGKGIPDAVFDMWQASTNGKYDVFDLENQTRHNLRGKFKTDADGKFWFYCLKPTEYAIDTSGPSAELLRLMGRHPYRPAHIHIMVTHPDYIGVTAQLYPSDDPYLETDTACAVKPDLLLNFRPVENEPQGATLDVEYDVRLVSKKYKPDSKMLMQNANQNKF; this is encoded by the exons ATGGCCACGAACGGAACGAacggcgccaacggcacccACGCCAACGGAGCCAACGGAGCCAACGGCGCCCAGAGCAAGTTCGACCCCAACTTCACACAACATGTCATCGACCTCATGAGCCCCGAGACGAAGCCCAGACACAGACAGGTGCTCGGCTCGCTGATCAAGCACCTGCACGACTTTTGCAGAGACGTCGAGCTCACGCAAGAAGAATGGATTCTCGGCGTCAACTACATCAACTCCATCGGCCAGGCCTACAAGAAGAACCGCAACGAGGCGTGGCGCGTGTGCGACATCCTGGGCATCGAATC TCTCGTCGATGAGATCAACCACACGGTGGTGACCGATTCGGGCGCCACCCCCACATCCTCGGCCATCCTCGGCCCCTTCTGGTCCCCCGAAACGCCCTtccgcgacctcggcgcgTCCGTCGTGCAGAACATGCCCAAGGACGGCCAGTTCACCTTCTTCCACGGCGTgatcaaggacgccgagacgggcaagGGCATccccgacgccgtcttcgacatGTGGCAGGCCAGCACCAACGGCAAGTacgacgtcttcgacctcgagaaccAGACGCGCCACAACCTGCGCGGCAAGTTCAAgacggacgccgacggcaagttCTGGTTCTACTGCCTCAAGCCCACCGAGTACGCCATCGACACCTCCGGCCCctcggccgagctgctcCGCCTCATGGGCCGCCACCCCTACCGCCCCGCGCACATCCACATCATGGTCACCCACCCGGACTACATCGGCGTCACCGCCCAGCTCTACCCCAGCGACGACCCCTACCTCGAGACCGACACCGCCTGCGCCGTCAAGCCGGACCTGCTGCTCAACTTCCGGCCCGTCGAGAACGAGCCTCAGGGCGccaccctcgacgtcgagtaCGACGTCCGCCTGGTGTCCAAGAAGTACAAGCCGGATTCCAAGATGCTCATGCAGAACGCCAACCAGAACAAGTTTTAG
- a CDS encoding Putative short-chain dehydrogenase/reductase SDR, NAD(P)-binding domain superfamily: protein MGLQGKNVLLTGASMGIGEAIANALAAEGTNLILLSRSEDKLSSLAKKLSASYPDAKIIYRAADIGNFEIVDKAVASAVEEIGDIDVLINNAGLALGAPARFHELKIEDVVTMSNTNINGTMFVTHSVLNRSMMRQKSGKGTILNVTSTTALEVPPFPGEAVYHASKAFQEGFTNSLRNELVETDIKVLALRPGVVATHFHTQRVGFDKDQYDSFIEGYDPLVSEDVARAAVYMLNQPEKISIKALDVVPTAQRSLNVFDRTWNERRN from the exons ATGGGTCTTCAAGGGAAAAACGTCCTTTTG ACAGGTGCTTCAATGGGCATTGGCGAGGCCATTGCCAATGCACTAGCTGCTGAAGGCACAAATCTCATTCTTCTATCGCGTTCAGAG GACAAGCTGAGCTCGCTGGCCAAGAAGTTGTCCGCTTCGTACCCAGACGCAAAAATCATCTATCGCGCTGCCGACATTGGCAACTTCGAAATTGTCGACAAGGCCGTTGCTTctgccgtcgaggagattgGCGACATCGACGTTCTCATCAACAAT GCCGGTCTTGCCCTCGGAGCTCCCGCTAGGTTCCACGAACTCAAgatcgaggacgtcgtcaccATGTCCAACACGAACATCAACGGCACCATGTTCGTCACCCACTCGGTGCTCAACAGGTCCATGATGAGGCAGAAGTCGGGCAAAGGGACCATCCTCAACGTCACGTCCACCACCGCGCTGGAGGTGCCGCCCTTCCCGGGCGAAGCCGTGTACCACGCGAGCAAAGCCTTCCAGGAAGGTTTCACCAACTCCCTCCGGaacgagctggtcgagaCCGACATCAAGGTGCTGGCCCTGAGGCCGGGCGTCGTCGCGACTCACTTCCACACGCAACGTGTTGGGTTCGACAAGGACCAATACGACTCGTTCATCGAGGGCTACGA CCCTCTGGTCTCCGAGGACGTTGCCCGTGCCGCCGTTTATATGCTCAACCAGCCTGAAAAGATATCCATCAAGGCGCTGGACGTCGTCCCAACAG CTCAACGATCACTCAATGTATTCGACCGCACATGGAACGAGCGCAGAAACTGA
- a CDS encoding Putative dienelactone hydrolase, alpha/Beta hydrolase, whose amino-acid sequence MEIASCCLKAFEWDGTPAGRIEKLAGNDVYVAGDNPDAAVLIVHDLLGWTFPNTRLLADHYAREANATVYLPDFFGGWIVPFEPILAGRFREVDLSAFQRDSNRDAREPEIFNAARALREKHKKVAAIGFCYGGWAVFRLGAKEHDPPLVDCISAGHPSMLTKEDMDGVGVPVQILAPEHDFVFTPELKSHCFETVTKKGVPFEYHHFAGVEHACLTRGDPGKPGEREAMARGKSAAVSWFNMYLH is encoded by the coding sequence ATGGAGATCGCCTCGTGTTGCCTGAAGGCCTTCGAGTGGGACGGCACGCCAGCCGGCCGgatcgagaagctcgccggCAACGACGTCTACGTCGCCGGAGACAACCCCGACGCggccgtcctcatcgtccacGACCTGCTCGGCTGGACGTTCCCCAACAcgcgcctcctcgcggaTCACTACGCCCGCGAGGCCAACGCCACCGTCTATCTACCCGACTTCTTCGGCGGCTGGATCGTGCCCTTCGAGCCAATCCTCGCAGGTCGCTTCCGCGAGGTCGACCTGTCGGCCTTCCAAAGGGACAGCAACCGCGACGCCAGGGAGCCCGAAatcttcaacgccgccagGGCACTGCGGGAAAAGCACAAGaaggtcgccgccatcgggTTCTGCTACGGCGGGTGGGCCGTGTTCCGGCTTGGGGCGAAGGAGCATGACCCCCCGTTGGTCGACTGCATCTCGGCCGGCCACCCGAGCATGTTGACCAAGGAGGACATGGATGGCGTCGGGGTTCCCGTACAGATCCTGGCCCCGGAGCATGACTTCGTCTTCACCCCCGAGCTGAAGTCGCACTGCTTCGAAACCGTGACGAAGAAGGGCGTGCCCTTCGAGTATCATCATTTCGCCGGGGTCGAGCATGCTTGCCTGACGAGGGGCGATCCAGGAAAGCCCGGGGAGCGGGAGGCCATGGCGCGAGGAAAGTCGGCGGCAGTCAGCTGGTTCAACATGTACCTACATTGA